The sequence TTTAGGTAAAGACCTGCAAGTCTCCCTGTACAAATTAACTGAAGCAAAGGTAACCAAACAGGGTAGGTGCATCCTTCTTTATCTTCAAAAGGCTCAAAAAGACCTTGCTCAAATACTTAATTCGGCTATTTTTCATACTTCACCTGGTGCATATACTCGGAGTAATCCACCCCTATGATGTGGCCTGTAGGACCTGTGAGCAGTTTGGCTGCAGATTGCAGACCCAGTCCTGGGCCATGACCCACCTCCAGCACTGTATCATCAGGTTGGACCCCTACCAGCTGCACAGCACTTGCCTCAAGGTTCCGATTATGAGCTCTGAGCCAAATACTGACCATCCATCCTGTCACTGATTGTCTGGGACAGCTTAGATGTTTCCCGATTTCTTTAGCCAACATCACTGAAGTAGATGACAGAAAAGATAAAAGTATTTCAATGCAGGTACcattaaatcattttcattcaatattttctactttttaaaaaaaatagatttatagcCTGCTTCCACATGGTCAGACCTTATTTCATCCCCTTCATATACGTATCCCTCTGATGatcaaaacaaccaaacaaaatcTGATCAGAAATTGATGAATTCCTTGCCCTCACAAAAGCTTGAGCTGTACCAGTAACAAATCTGTCAACTCAGTGCCTAATCtgtgtaaatataaatgtatctactttattaatctccatagggaaattatggggattaataaagtgtcatgtacagtatatatagtgtgtacaggcctgtaacacacagacacacggggcctgtataggcatgctgtgtgtgtgtatgggggggcaAGCAGCTCCTTAGTGGTgcaccctaatgagcaacttataaaagGGTTGGCGccctgctcaagggcgcctcggcagtgaaTTGAACCGCCAATCCTGCCaccattggacgacccgctctaccaactgagccactgccccccaGATCTACCCGAAAACATGGAGCTTCTGCAAAATTAGGTCgaacaaaacaatatttgttACAGGCACATTTGCGCTCACGGCTACAACTGATTTCACATTAGAATTGGAAAATAAACTAGGTCCAGGTGTTGCAGAGGACAATGCAAGAAAAGAATGGCACCACATCCACATATATGGAGTAATAGATGAACAAATCTGAGGGTGAAGACACGAGCTCCACCTAAACAAGAGGCAgacaaaacatacacaaaaaaatatattgtgaAAAATGTTGCTGCATATTTACAATAGAATAATAATAGCTAAATGCcagagaaatataaaaatatatatacacagtaacTAATCTGTACCAAATAAGGTGGCATGTCTTATCAGAAAAATTAACCAGACTGGAAAGCCACAACATCCAACCAAATATATAGAAGAAACAGTCACAACAGAAATAAAGCACCTCAAATATAcagaaaatttaaaatgcttgagtACTTTATAGAGTAAACCACAAGAAATTTTACATATCTGTCACAGCTCCAACAAGACTggtggagaacccaaaagcacaacagacaaGCAGGCGGGTCAAAAGTTTTGATATGGCAGGCAGGGTTCTGGTACCGAGTTAATCAATCCAACAGGCAGACGAATCTGACGAACAGGCAGAATGCAGgaatcaggcagggtcaggcaACCAGAGTGATGAATCCAAGCACACAGATCCTCCAAGGGGCTAGAAAAAAAGGCAGGGCCTGAGGAGCAGGAAGAGTCAAAGCAGGGTCAAATGTCAGGCAGGATACacaggctggagagtcagggcgaacacaaCAATCTGACAGAGGACAGGGGACTGAGCAGGATCTATGAGGGGTAGCAGCGGAttagggagtggctgcaggtgagtgaAGGCAAGGCAGGTGTAGGAAATGAACTGACTGAAGTGAAAGGGGGTAGGAATTTGCCAAGAGGTGTGACAATATCAGTACATGAATAAATTCACTGAACCCGGTCATCAAACTGAAACGCACTGATTGCAAAATGTTCTTGCGTAAGTGTAATCATGAAATGATCTAACGATCCAAactttgtaaataaaacagaaatatatcTGCTCCATGAGCTGTCACAGTTCTGCTTCTGAAAACTAACCCCAACCAAAGTTGTCGTCATATAATTACATGTTATGATGAAATATTCTCTTAAAAAACACAGGATCatgtctaataataataataataataataataataataataataataataataataataataataataataataataataataataataataataataataataataataataataataataataatttatatacttCCTCACCAGTGAAGTAGAATTGAAAAATCTTCTTGCCTCAGTTCAACCTTAAAAAGTAGGATGAACTGGATGAACGAGAAtctaatagatagatagatatagatagatagatactttattaatcccggaggaaattgcatatatccaatCAGTCATCTATAGTGTGGAGCGCACAAATATGTCTGTGAAGAGAACTCGTAAGATTATTAAGTTGAAACAACAAAACTGGTGGGTCAAGACAACCCTTTGTATAActgtgtgtaatttttaaaataatgttggGCGGCATTTAAAGAAATAACAACTTGTTTGATTTACATGAACTTaacatgaaatttaaatgaTCATCTAATTTTATCAGGGATTGACAGCTTGGAGAAATATACAAGTGTCGACATGACAGAGAGACGAAAGAACTGTATCTATATGTTATGTTCTGTCAATTAATGTAAACACAAACTGGTTTTTGGAAGCATGGCAAATAGCTCAATGACATAAAAGCACAATTTTACCCTGGGGTGATAGTCTTCCTGTTGTGATTTACTGGAAAAATCTCATATAGTCTTCTCACAAATGAGTTTTGTTCCTGATACGTTTGTTTCTGactacaggtgagaggtggggtacaccccggacgagacaccagctcatcatggaataataataaaaatgacaaaaatagattGTTGTGTTGTGCCCACCAAAAATATCTGTGAGCCTTACTCAGAAAAATCTAAAGACAGCCCCACTTACAAAACCATTGTGCTTACTTACACAAATTCGAcctattttaatacatttttctcaATGGGATAAAATCAAATTCTGAGACCAAAAGAAGAGAGAACAAGACACAACAAGACTGTTGCCTCTGAAACTTTAAAAGTGTCTCTGCATGTAACTCCTCTTTTTGTCTTTGCCCAGTCCAGCATTctcaataaatgtgtttgtcatCATCATGAGTCAAGCTTGGTTCGAACTGAACAAGTTTTTACAAGCTGTCATTTAACTGACAAAGCACATTCATTAGTCACAAACATCACTCCTCTTATATTCTGCCAACTCCAAGAACGGTGACACAGCACTACCATACCAAACAAGAAGGTGTCAAAGTATTCAATAACATacgtgaaataaaatgattgatttaAAACAGCCTCTAGTATTCCGTTACTACAGCCATCCACCTTTTAATCACTGCATCCCGTCTGTCGTTTTTGAATGAATCAATTTGCACAACAGATTTCTATcattccctgctctcactacagacattgtgatctgtagtgaggagaagccagagaggtggaggtctgtcctggaaaggagaggaatgacgGTTAGCCGCAGttagacagagtacatgtgtgtgatgagagggacccaagtggaagagtgaggttacagggagaagagatcaagaaggtggaggattttaagtacttagggtcatcagtccagagcaatggagagtgtggaaaagaggtgaagaagcgtgtccaggcaggatggaacgggtggaggaaagtgtcaggtgtgatgtgtgatagaagactttcagctaaaatgaaaggaaaggtgtacaaaactgtggtgagaccagcgatgtttttggtctagagacagtgtcactgaggaaaagacaggagacagagctggaggtagcagagatgaagatgcttaggttctctctgggagtgaccaggatggataggatcaggaatgagtacatcagagggacagcacatgttagaggttttggagataaagtcagagaggccagactgagatggtttggacatgtccagaggagagatagtgaatatattggtagaaggatgctgagttctgaactgccacgcaggaggtctagaggaagaccaaagaggaggtttatggatgtagtgaaagaggacatgaaggtagttggtgtgagagaagaggatgcagaagacagggttagatggaggcaactgattcgctgtggcgacccctgaagggaaaagcctaaagGAAAAGATTTCTATCGATGGGATCTACCGCCTCCGTGTGGACAACATGTAGTATTACCAATTGAAGAAATACAAATTGCACAAGTCAATCATCAAACAGCGACAGTAATGTTTTTGCAGTATAACAGTAACGCTGTGAAATAAAGTAATCAGAAATATAAGTATTTTAAAGGTTACAACTGATGCAGTAGTGGCAGAGAGGCTATTTTTGAACAACACGCTCTTGTGTCCACTTGCTGGCTCCCTCGGTGAACAGGTTCTTATTGAACTCTCATAATTCTATCTGACAAATCTCAAGAATCTTTTCTGGCAGGTTTTTTAAATTGtagattaactttttttttctccgcaatatcacaattaaaatacagtCTTCTGTTAATGTACTACAGCAAAAGGCTATTTATCCCTTGCCTCTTCTCTAATGACCCTAGTATAACCAGAtttgccctgtgtgtgtgtgcgtgcgtgcgttcgtgcgCACGGTAACGCGCACGGTACTGAGGAGGAGCTCCACACGCGTTCCTCTGTCTCCTTGGCTGTGAAATACTTTGCGAAACTCCATTCTTGTATTTTATATGTCACGTATTGATCCTTTGTGATGATATTAAAGATCTATAACGCAACGTTTCTATAATCGTGCTTCTCTGTTAATGTGCAAACAAATGATttgtcccccccctccccccccgtcTTCTACTTGCGTGGATTTAGTTTCTTTCGTTTTCATTTCCCGGAAGGATCTCTTATGAAAAAACGGGTTTATCGTGTTTTCGAAGGGTTATTCTACTCATATTGATTTGGGGGTGATTTGATCTGCAACTCGTGTTCATTTCTTTGAGGAATTGTTCGTTTGCGAGAATTTCACCTTGTTTGTTTGGACCAAATGAAATAAGGAATATTTCCATGGAGAACATTCACCCGTCACTTTCGACCAAGGTTAGTTCTCAAGAGAAAACTTAATCACAGTGCTAtctgtaaagaaagaaaaaaaagtgccaaAAAAAGTGCCAAATCCATTATGCTGTTTAAAAGTAagacattttaatatatatttttaaagctATTAAAAATGTCTCACTTCAGTCAAATTTAGAACATAACTATTTTATAGGTTTTCTTTCCTGGCTCTAAGAGATATGCATGTCTATGGGTGCGTGTTTGGGTGGAATTTTTTGCAGGAAAAATGCAGATCAAACATTCCTACGTCCATAACGCAGGAGAACCAGACCCACGTTCCTCTCAGTGAGCGTCACTCCCCCCCACGTCAGGCTCCTTTGGTCAGACCCTCCTCTCTGGAGGACTTATGGCATCTACCTGGACGATTGCGTGAGTCAAACTCCATTTATGTTGTTTCTTTATctttataatatacagtatattctttcctgtagaatatactgtaatgaaataattttacccacaattatacacacacacgtatatatgtGCTCGCATGAACCCAttgaaattccacaataaaataataatagcaaACTTCATACCTaacattaaaagaataaatagctaccttgtctATGGAGCAAGGTAGATAGTAaattaaaatggtaaaatgcttataggctttaacccactgaatgtatagCACACTTTttgtgtaccccacctttcttggcaattttccttttgtgcttggcaCTCATTGGCCCTGGGTAAATAAtgcttctctttttgtgacacaATCCTTTCCTATTTCAGTTTATGTTTCACTCAGATTTTGTttccgttttctgtgtcgttccttctgtttggactttctgcgcaaaaacatgaaaattgttagaacagttatgacactctaaaatgatgttaactgggaagtccatgtgtAGTTTTTTCTTCTCGTAAcgtagcagatgccttacgccatatggGTCACGtaattccttctggcagatgcgccgtgattggttgggcacttgattgacaggtagtgggtggagttagtgacagtgtgacagcgtgagactttttcaagtgagcttattcaaatatatagttgGGGAGATTAATGCcacaagaactgaagaagcctcctgaatgagaggtgaaacgtctttaAGGAACTTTGGACAAGtctagtggattgatttaaaaatatttggatGTCCTGTAATAAAGTCTTTCTAACTAATGTGTTCTGTAGGAATAAACCCGTCTCTGTGGGATAAGGAAGACGTCACCCACTGGCTCCGATGGGCCCAGAGGGAGTACTCACTGCGCTGCCCAGAAAAGAGACGCTTCGAGATGAACGGCCGAGCCCTTTGCCTGCTCACAAAGGAAGACTTCAGACGTCGCTGCCCCAGCTCCGGTAAATTATTCTCTATTCAGAACCAGCGTCAGCTAATGAgttttttccatttgtgttttcataCGTATTCTCTGCTTTCCACAGGAGATGTTCTCTATGAAATCCTGCAGTGTGTAAAACAGCAAAGAAGAAGTTTTGTTTGCAATGCCCCAAATATATCTCCCCCCCTGCCAGGTTCCCACAACCAGATACACGAGAGATCCCCTCACAGCGATCAAGAGCTCCAGCTTCCTACAGGCAGTGATCACAAAGGTCAGCGACGTATAGGATACAGTTATACTTTAAATCGGTTACGGTTAGTTTCATCCTGATACATACAGGGTGTCAGTAGCGCTCAGGGAACTCAGAAAACAATATAGAGATATATAGAGGATGTAGGGATgtagcaaaacaaaaataataaggCAAATATGCAGACTGTGTATTTGCCTTGTTAATAGCAGCTGACCTCTTTGGAAAAATGttgagaaacaaaaagcattttatttgcCGAAAATAATTTCACTATCTGGAAAACTCAAGTAGAGGCACAACAAAACTGTACATGAGTACATTACTTTACTTTCTACTTGTAAcccacaatatttttttaacctaCCATAAAAAATGTACTTTCCTGGGAGCTGTGGGTGCGCCATGGTTATGTGGAAACCGATTATAATACAGCTCCAGAGTCCAAATCACTGACATTGTTTGATACACTGCATACAAGCGCTTACGCTGAAGGAGGGCTTTGGTTTTGTACTTGGTGTTACTCTTTTGTGGAAATGTTCCAACTGCTATAAAATCACTTTTGCTTTCAGTTTAGACTTTTTGTTTCACAGTTCCTCATATTTCTTCGCTCTAGTTTCCCTTACAGTCACAACTGCAGTGCCAGCAGTTGAAACTTCTGTGATAAATCAGCCGGTACCCTCAGCACCTCTCACAAATCAGCCCTTGATGTTTCCTACAAGCCTTGCTCCACTGTCACACTCCGGTGGGTACAACAGTCAGCAGTATCAGAATTAGATCCCTCCAAATGTCATCATTTATCATGATGTCTCATTATCCGTCCCTCTCTGTTGCAGTCTGTGTCTTAACTTCGTTTTCTCTCTTGGGTGTGCCAGCAGCTTCCACCGTAAAGCCTCCCAAACGGTGTCCTCCACAAACACAGGAGCCACTCAACCTATCCAGCCGTGAGAAGCCAAGCAGCCCACTGTGTAAAGCAAACGGCAGAATCCCAGGTAGTCTATAAGGTTGTTTTTTCTAAAGTTGAAATATAGTATTTTCTTAAGTTGTCCAAGAAAGATGGACAATTCTAAAAATTGGAAACGCAttttcaaaatggaaaaataaagacgTTTCCAACCACCAGGGGGCGGGATACTCAGGCATGGATTCTTACGGTAGACCATAATAATCCAAAGTTGTACATTTAGACGCTCAATTTTTTTGGATGTATTTGATTTTCCCTGAATGTGCAGCAGAGGTTTTATTCTGAACAAGCgagtaaaaaataaaccttttgGGTAGTTCTTACATATATTTTTACTTCTGatgaacaaagagaaaaacagaacagaccaAATTCAAAGGCActtatgagaaaaagaaaaaaaagctatgTGATGGTGGTATGTTTGAAAATGATAATAACAAAGTCCTTGTTCATGTTTGTGAAGACTTTAGCGACATGCATGTTCTTGTGGATTTAATCATGACCAGAGTGCAGACTGCTTTGGGACTATGTGTATCAGCTGTTGTGTGATGACCGTTATCAAGAATACATCCGATGGGAAGACCGGGACAGCCTGGTGTTCAAGGTGGTCGACCCCAATGGACTGGCACGTCTCTGGGGAAACCACAAGGTGAGAACGCAGGTCTGTGTGGTTCAACCCAAATCAAGTCAAGCGTGGATGAAAACTTTGTAGACGAGACCAGAGTCAAAGGTGCCCCGCAGACCACTGGGTATTtatgtttttggttgtttttaaagAACCGAGACAACATGACCTATGAGAAAATGTCCCGTGCGTTGCGGCACTACTACAAGCTGAATATCATTAAAAAGGAGCCGGGACAGAAACTCCACTTCAGGTCTGTCTTCCTCTCAGTCGCCATTCATCTCCTGCTCTTTCCCCGCTGAAACACATGCTTATTGTTGTTGcctcctctctgcctcccctAATAAAGGTTGATTCTTCTTGTTCTACTTCTTATTCAGGTTTCTGAAACTCCCTCAAGATGTCAGGAAACAGGTTGCTGACCCCACTGAATCCCCAGAACATACTCCTTGGGACAGGAACTCTCCAGATATTATTCCTTCACAAGAATTTGGTGTGAAGCAGTTTGAAATTTCCCCTGATCACAGCTCTCCAGATGTTCCGCCATAGGAAAAATTATGTATTAaacattatatatttaatgtttaatatttattatgcaATAACAAAAATTGTGACAGATGATTGTACTGTATTCAgtggatatttatttttattccttctaaaaagtaaattataaataaataaatgaataaatctgaCCGGCAGGATCACATGTCATATCATGCCAGTTTATTTTAAGGATGTATTCCTCTTTCCATGGAACAGTGGTCTTGTGTTAATAGTCGAtgcatagattttttttgttttgaaaaataaaatgttctttgaTTTAGTGGTTAGCATCAGAATTCACCCATgatatgaggagaaaaaaaagaaagaaagatgattTTATATGTGTTTTTAGCATAGTTCATACTGTGATATTACCTTTTACTTTACTGTCAATCAATGTTAAGTCTGATTTTGGaacaaacatgaatattaaagGACTGAAAACTGCGAAAGGAAATACATCAATATTCAACCAGCCAATTAGACTGCAGCAAAAAATGGCAGTATGAAAGTCAAAGCAAACAAGCAGATATATGGACAGGGAGAATCTGTAAACACTGTAGGTAGTAGATGgttaaaaatgtacagtaatgtTTCGGTTTATCATAAACGACACCTCCTAAATTTGCTCAATAAATAATGTTGGTGTGAATCATTTTGGGATTTATTGATCACGCTGTGTAAATCCTTTCATAGAGTAAATAAATTACTTACTGTAAAAACCAGAACCACACTAGACTGGTAGAAAAATCTCCATATCATCCAATGAAAAAGCTCATAAAATGTAGAAAGAAGAAGTGATCTCCAACGTCAGAGCCAACATACAGCCTGTAGGGGTTGCTGTGGTATTATGGTAACTTGCTTGTAAAAATCTGAATGAGATCATTGCACagaatgatgatttttttttaaattattttatcaagGTTGGGTAAGTCAGGATTGCTTTTTTGTCCCTTTGTTGTAAACAGCAGTTTTCTTTACAGAAAACTGCATTAGAATCATAAAgttaaatgtcaaacattttgatgtaactgcgtgtgtgtgagtgtgtgtgcgtgtgtgtgtgtgtgtgtgcatatcaaTTCATTAGTTCTGCTTTGCTAGGGAGAATTAATTTAGATTACAAAGAAGCCAGTGTGAATTGAAAGAACAACACAAAGTCATGTAAAGACGTGAGGTTCTGAGAAGTCATTGAGGATGTGAAGTTTTACGTCAGACCATGGATAATGCTGTGTGCCCAATTGGCAGTGGTTTAAAAATACTGATTATTGAACTGTTGACTACTCTTCACTGCATAATTCCTTTCAGCCGGGGTTAAAGGCAGGAGCAGTTGTCCCTGCTGTACTCTCTCTTTTACAGCCGGTTTAATAATACttaatacttaaataatatttaataattacttTCTATTTTTCAAAgttagaaaatgactgcagGAGATTCCAGTTCCAGTTGTCATTATCGTAAAAGTCCTCCTTCCATCTCCTTCTCTGGATCTGGATTCATGGCCACCTACCAGCTAGGGGTTGCCCACTGCTTCTTGAACCATGTACCCTGGATACTCAGCGCTGCACCGTTCGTATTGGGAGCATCTGCTGGTTCACTGGTAGCGGCAGCCGTCGTCTGTGAAATCAGCTTCAGTGagtgacccccacccccccatgtcTTTCAttgttgcaaaaaaaatgttgttcctAAGATAAAGTCTCCTCATTCTCAGTGACTGTTCGGGATGAGATGCTACAGTTTGCCAAACAGCTGAAAGGTGTTATTCTTGGACCACTTAACCCCTCAATCAATGTTTTCCACTGGTTGGAGTTCATTTTACGAAAACATCTTCCCCCTGATGCCCACAAAATGGCCAATGGGCGTCTTGCTGTGGCGGTGACCCGACTAACTGATGGGAAGCTCTTTATCCTGTCTGACTTCCAGTCCAAAGATGATGTTTTACAAGTGAGTGTTTCTACAGAAGAACaacttaaatattaaaaatcgcCCAAAAAAAAGGACAGTTTTAACACTTCATTAGCAATAACAGGATCTATTATCTTCAGCTTTATTCACATATTGTCTTTAGGCTTTGCTGTGTAGCTGCTTTGTACCTGGATACTGTGGTTTGGTGCCTCCATCCTTCAAAGGAGAAGTGAGTATTTGATCATCATTTCACCAGCTATTGACATCCCTATTTGGTTTCTATCATAATGAATGGATTTTGATTTTCAGTTTTATGTAGACGGGGGTTTTCGTACCATGCAGCCAGTTCCACCCGTACCCTGCAATCGCACTTTGATGGTGAGTCCGTTCTCTGGAGATGTAGACGTCTGTCCTACAGACAAACCCTGCATGTTGGACATGGCTGTGAATGGAGTCATCTTGAAGGGTAACATGGCCAACTGCTTGAGGATCTTCAATGCCCTCTATCCCATGACTGCAGAGGTTGGTTTTGATTTAGAGAGCCCACGACAGAAATTACATACTAGTCtatacatttaatgtttttatagaAATAACTGCAACCGAATCCATGTCACACATGGCTTTAAAAATTATTGTTCTCCCTTTAGAGTCTGGCTGAAGCATATGATAACGGCTACAAAGATGGCTTTAAGTTCCTTCAGGACAACGGTAGGTCAAGTGTATCATAGA is a genomic window of Antennarius striatus isolate MH-2024 chromosome 2, ASM4005453v1, whole genome shotgun sequence containing:
- the etv7 gene encoding transcription factor ETV7 isoform X4, whose amino-acid sequence is MRGINPSLWDKEDVTHWLRWAQREYSLRCPEKRRFEMNGRALCLLTKEDFRRRCPSSGDVLYEILQCVKQQRRSFVCNAPNISPPLPGSHNQIHERSPHSDQELQLPTGSDHKVSLTVTTAVPAVETSVINQPVPSAPLTNQPLMFPTSLAPLSHSAASTVKPPKRCPPQTQEPLNLSSREKPSSPLCKANGRIPECRLLWDYVYQLLCDDRYQEYIRWEDRDSLVFKVVDPNGLARLWGNHKNRDNMTYEKMSRALRHYYKLNIIKKEPGQKLHFRFLKLPQDVRKQVADPTESPEHTPWDRNSPDIIPSQEFGVKQFEISPDHSSPDVPP
- the pnpla1 gene encoding patatin-like phospholipase domain-containing protein 4; protein product: MTAGDSSSSCHYRKSPPSISFSGSGFMATYQLGVAHCFLNHVPWILSAAPFVLGASAGSLVAAAVVCEISFMTVRDEMLQFAKQLKGVILGPLNPSINVFHWLEFILRKHLPPDAHKMANGRLAVAVTRLTDGKLFILSDFQSKDDVLQALLCSCFVPGYCGLVPPSFKGEFYVDGGFRTMQPVPPVPCNRTLMVSPFSGDVDVCPTDKPCMLDMAVNGVILKGNMANCLRIFNALYPMTAESLAEAYDNGYKDGFKFLQDNDLIPCLTYRMSQDVLNYDHHTCVNPRASTEKENGEEMKIDGSNEVESTDAKPIEERPLHHELLKNVLLFNIVTYLSKFGLRTRTLSHLLLSLMSVFYPVLQTRNRLESWFRQSPQTGFWVWYSIRHLTLFFFNMMADTIKKNIQNQLLAVILFFEWVKLQVQYNTDH
- the etv7 gene encoding transcription factor ETV7 isoform X1, whose amino-acid sequence is MENIHPSLSTKEKCRSNIPTSITQENQTHVPLSERHSPPRQAPLVRPSSLEDLWHLPGRLRINPSLWDKEDVTHWLRWAQREYSLRCPEKRRFEMNGRALCLLTKEDFRRRCPSSGDVLYEILQCVKQQRRSFVCNAPNISPPLPGSHNQIHERSPHSDQELQLPTGSDHKVSLTVTTAVPAVETSVINQPVPSAPLTNQPLMFPTSLAPLSHSAASTVKPPKRCPPQTQEPLNLSSREKPSSPLCKANGRIPECRLLWDYVYQLLCDDRYQEYIRWEDRDSLVFKVVDPNGLARLWGNHKNRDNMTYEKMSRALRHYYKLNIIKKEPGQKLHFRFLKLPQDVRKQVADPTESPEHTPWDRNSPDIIPSQEFGVKQFEISPDHSSPDVPP
- the etv7 gene encoding transcription factor ETV7 isoform X3, which produces MENIHPSLSTKENQTHVPLSERHSPPRQAPLVRPSSLEDLWHLPGRLRINPSLWDKEDVTHWLRWAQREYSLRCPEKRRFEMNGRALCLLTKEDFRRRCPSSGDVLYEILQCVKQQRRSFVCNAPNISPPLPGSHNQIHERSPHSDQELQLPTGSDHKVSLTVTTAVPAVETSVINQPVPSAPLTNQPLMFPTSLAPLSHSAASTVKPPKRCPPQTQEPLNLSSREKPSSPLCKANGRIPECRLLWDYVYQLLCDDRYQEYIRWEDRDSLVFKVVDPNGLARLWGNHKNRDNMTYEKMSRALRHYYKLNIIKKEPGQKLHFRFLKLPQDVRKQVADPTESPEHTPWDRNSPDIIPSQEFGVKQFEISPDHSSPDVPP
- the etv7 gene encoding transcription factor ETV7 isoform X2, which translates into the protein MENIHPSLSTKEKCRSNIPTSITQENQTHVPLSERHSPPRQAPLVRPSSLEDLWHLPGRLRINPSLWDKEDVTHWLRWAQREYSLRCPEKRRFEMNGRALCLLTKEDFRRRCPSSGDVLYEILQCVKQQRRSFVCNAPNISPPLPGSHNQIHERSPHSDQELQLPTGSDHKVSLTVTTAVPAVETSVINQPVPSAPLTNQPLMFPTSLAPLSHSASTVKPPKRCPPQTQEPLNLSSREKPSSPLCKANGRIPECRLLWDYVYQLLCDDRYQEYIRWEDRDSLVFKVVDPNGLARLWGNHKNRDNMTYEKMSRALRHYYKLNIIKKEPGQKLHFRFLKLPQDVRKQVADPTESPEHTPWDRNSPDIIPSQEFGVKQFEISPDHSSPDVPP